One genomic region from Haloprofundus salinisoli encodes:
- a CDS encoding ABC transporter permease yields MPASDDSSDVSCSSRLQGLLSGFDSDGLPWNTAVFAAATAVFITIYAYDLLVHPPDAPLVASWRPTAVDLLFAISLVGFAVFVVAPLRTDRERTARYWGRLRQNRLAVVSSAYLLVVFVFGTVGPFLFDSAANPTRILQPPVGFSASSYIVSDCVGPTTDLLCHGSFRHPLGTGTYGRDMFTLVVEGMRVTVVIGFVTSMFVVPIATVVGVSAGYLGGWVDTLTMRYVDIQQTLPAFVVYLIAIYVFGRSLFLFLLVFGLLGWGGVARVVRSEVLSLREEPFVTVARSAGVKRWNIVRHHILPHVRETVVVAATRQIPLLVLVEAAISFMNLNDMTLLSWGETIARGTQGAPTVTWWVSTVPVVFLTLTVVALSVFGDALQDVLDA; encoded by the coding sequence ATGCCCGCAAGCGACGACTCGTCGGACGTCTCGTGCTCTTCGCGTCTCCAGGGTCTGCTCTCGGGATTCGACTCCGACGGTCTCCCGTGGAACACCGCGGTGTTCGCCGCCGCCACTGCAGTGTTTATCACCATCTACGCTTACGACCTGCTGGTACACCCACCGGACGCACCGCTCGTCGCCAGCTGGCGGCCCACCGCGGTCGACCTCCTCTTCGCTATCTCGCTCGTCGGGTTCGCCGTGTTCGTCGTCGCACCCCTCCGGACCGATCGTGAGCGGACCGCCCGCTACTGGGGCCGACTCCGACAGAACCGCCTCGCCGTCGTGAGTTCCGCGTATCTCCTCGTCGTCTTCGTGTTCGGCACCGTCGGCCCTTTCCTGTTCGACTCGGCGGCGAACCCGACTCGAATCCTCCAACCACCGGTCGGTTTCAGTGCCTCCAGTTACATCGTCTCCGACTGCGTGGGACCGACGACCGACCTGCTCTGTCACGGGTCGTTCCGGCATCCGCTCGGAACGGGAACGTACGGCCGAGACATGTTTACGCTCGTCGTCGAGGGGATGCGCGTCACCGTCGTCATCGGGTTCGTCACGTCGATGTTCGTCGTCCCCATCGCCACCGTCGTCGGCGTGTCGGCGGGTTATCTCGGCGGGTGGGTGGACACGCTGACGATGCGCTACGTCGACATCCAGCAGACACTTCCGGCGTTCGTCGTTTACCTCATCGCTATCTACGTCTTCGGTCGGAGCCTGTTTCTGTTTCTTCTGGTGTTCGGCCTGCTGGGGTGGGGCGGCGTCGCGCGCGTCGTCCGCAGCGAGGTGTTGTCGCTGCGCGAGGAACCGTTCGTCACCGTCGCCCGCAGTGCCGGGGTGAAGCGATGGAACATCGTCCGACACCACATTCTGCCGCACGTCCGCGAGACGGTCGTCGTCGCGGCGACGCGCCAGATTCCGCTGCTCGTCCTCGTCGAGGCGGCGATTTCGTTCATGAACCTCAACGACATGACTCTCCTGTCGTGGGGAGAAACCATCGCGCGCGGCACGCAG